CATGAAAGCCGCCCTAAAACActaacaaagaagaaaaagtacACCACCGAAGAAGATAAAGACTGGGCGGGACCCTGTGAGATCTGGTGTCTTTGTTCCGCCATCGTAGAGACCATAGccagagcagagagctgctttAGCAACCAGGATCAAAATGGATCAGTACAAACTCGAAATaaaagaagaggaggtggaCGTTCATCTAGACCAAAATGAGAGCGAtacggagcagcaggacccgagtttagCTGAGCGGAACCGTGGCATTAGCAGAATAaagatggagcagcaggacccgagtttagCTGAGCGGAACCGTGCCATTAGCGGATTAaagatggagcagcaggaccggtccattagCAGAATAAAAATGGAGcaacaggacccgagtttaaccgaacaGGTCCGGTCCATTAGCGTTATAAAGGAAGAACAGCatgacccgagtttaaccgaacaGGACCCGAATTTAACCGAGCATGACCGGTGCATtagcggaataaaggaggaagagcaggactcGAGATTAGgcgagcaggaccggtccattagcggaataaagcaggagcagcaggaccccgACCACGCCGATCAACAGGTCGGTGCTGATTCACCGCTAAAAGCTGATCATAGCGACACTAATGCAAATATGTGGATGTTCTGTGACAGAACAGCGGAAATCTAAACATCATTACAGCTCAGTCACGTAGTGTACTTAATTCTGTGCAGGATAAAAGCATCATgtaaaaaatggaaactgaTCATGTGTGTGTTAGACTGAGATATAGTTGTTGTCATTGCACAAATGtagatttgaaaataaaaagtgaCAAAATACTCAATACCACTGAAcaagatataaataaatgttagtaagTATAAAATTTGTTGTTACAATAATGTTGTGTATGTTGTTGTTCCACTAGAAAAGGCAGCCGGTTAAATCGGGGTGTTTTGTTTGCATTGATTAGTTCTGTTGTACTGTTTAAGACTGGTCCTAAGTCTCAATGCCCTGAAAGGGCACGACCTTGAACATGCCGTGTTCTGCCTGCGTGCAGAACctaacatgctgctgctgtaatgacaCGGTGTGAAGTGTAGAGATCTTTGGAGGTAATGACCCTCCTTGTGCTCTGTGCAGGAGAGGACTTTAATTTATCAGTCTGCCCGTTAGTGTTGTTTTGATGCCGGAGCTGGtaaagcacagcacagcagagcaTAACTGCACTTCCACTGGCTACATGGTGGCATTGAAGGCGTAGCGAGAATGTCTGCTGTCCATCTGTTagtgaacaggaagtgaggcagGACAGGACATTTCATTATAACTAGCATCCAAAGCAACTGGTCAGTACATGTTGAGACTGATGCTGCTGGTCTTTCTCTGACTGTGGTACAATTGTGGGCGGCTTCAGGCTTGATGAGACGATTTAGTATCAGCTTTACTGCCATGAGTGCAGCAAAACGTGAGAGGAACGGGTTCAGTTGCTCTGTGTTGCTGGGTTTATAGTGATTTACACTCATGTTTTCACTGTTCGTTATCTGTTGGTCTCTCTTCATAGGAGTTTTTGCAGGAATCATTAGTTTGGTTATGTGATCTGATGAACCAAGATGAGGTAACAGTTAGGGCCGTATCTAACGATTATTTTGGTAATCAATCGTCCAATTATTTTTTCCATTAATGGGCgaatcagataaaaaaaatgtttcgctaattatcagaatcagaaagagctttattgctttattgaggccgaccaagatgtttacaagccagtccaacagtagattggacccgggaagggaggggtgggggagaaggcacagaataatacacagccaattctaatagtATTTTAGCGATCCATGACTAATATGTCCAGATCAAtagtccaatcggtcagaactcagggcttcatggCCTCTTGTGGGTCCAGTGGGTCCCCGCGACATCTCATCCTGTCAGagaaggctgtcaccatattcaccaagtgttcagtctgtctgcagatgttatgcCTCAGTCTCTTCCTCTGAACGGGCTTGCTTTGCCTTTGTTGTATACTTCTCCCACATGCTACATTCAATGTAGTATGCTAAggtctccctctgctgttttaggtgggtgatttgctgacatcaacagtgtgtattgcatttaagcGATACTTCAGAGTCAAAATACTACAGTGATTCAGCTTCAGACTCAAATGACTTGCTTCCACAAATTCCACCATACGGAAGAgaagttgttttatttgtaacatTTCATCAGTAACACTCACTAATTTTATACACATaatatcacatctcacaagtgtcccctacattatgacattaAATGCATCCCAATAACCCTTGTGGTTACAGAGATATACTCattttaatataattatatcaTAAACTTGAAAATATGATCTAAAATGTTGGGTGATTTTCATCATTCACTCAATCAGTGCATTTCCCTTGCCAGAGTGTTATGTTACTGGTTAGGATGCTTTCTATTGCACTGTCTCCTAATACTTTCCTTTTCTGTATCTAACACTTTaggaacacaaaggaagaagagCTTCAaggctgtgtctctgtcagcaaTGTAGCCAGGCCCTCGCCGAAATATCGGAGCTAAAGAATCATCAAAAGGTTCActctggagagaaaccatatggctgtgaccagtgtggcaaAACTTTCTCTGCAAAACATAACTTAGGGACCCATCATCAAATTTATACTGGAGAAGAACCACACACCTGCATCCAATGTGGTGTAGCTTTCTACAGGTCAAAGGATTTAAGAATCTACTGTTGTGGTCGCACTGGAGAGAAACGTCACtcctgtgaacagtgtggaaaagcgttctctcGCCTCAGCGATTTACTGGTACACCAACGCGTTCACACCGGAGAGAAACCGTACTCATGTGAACATTGTGGGAAAGCTTTCTCTCACAGCAGTAGTTTACATGCACACCAACggtttcacactggagagaagccccattcatgtgaacagtgtggaaaagtgttcACTCGGCGCACAAatttacaggcacacaaacttgttcacactggagagaaacctcattcatgtgaacaatgtggaaaaacattttttcagctCAGTCAGTTACGGGCACACAAACgtcttcacactggagagaaacgccattcatgtgaacagtgtggaaaagcgttttTTTACAGCAGTACATTACTTgcacacaaacgtgttcacactggagagaaacctcactcatgtgaacagtgtggaaaagctttctctcaaAAAAGTAGTTTACgggcacaccaacgtgttcacactggagagaaacctcactcatgtgaacagtgtggaagaGTGTTCAGTCGGCGCACAGatttacaggcacacaaacttgttcacactggagagaaacctcattcatgtgaacaatgtggaaaaacattttttcagctCAGTCAGTTACGGgcacacaaacgtgttcacactggagagaaacgccattcatgtgaacagtgtggaaaagcgttttTTAAAAGCAGTACATTACTTgcacacaaacgtgttcacactggagagaaacctcactcatgtgaagagtgtggaaaagctttctctcaaAAAAAGGGTTTACGGGCACACCAACaagttcacactggagagaaacctcactcatgtgaagagtgtggaaaagcattctcgaGGAGCAGTAATTTACTGAAACatcaacgtattcacactggaaaGAAATCTCACTCATgtcaacagtgtggaaaagcattctttGAGCTCAGCGAGTTACAGGaacaccaacgtattcacactggagaaaagccTCATtcctgtgaacagtgtggaaaagcattttatcAGCTCAGTCAGTTACAGGCACACAAACGTATTCAtgctggagaaaaacctcattcatgtgaacagtgtgggaaAGTGTTTTCTCACAGCAGTAGATTACTCgcacacaaacgtgttcacactggagaaaagccttactcatgtgaacagtgtggaaaagctttctctgAAAAAAGTAGTTTACGGGCACACcagcgtgttcacactggagagaaaccctactCATGTGAACTGTGTGGAAAAGTGTTCTCTTGGCTCAGTAACTTTTATGtacaccaacgtattcacactggagagaaaccttactcatgtgaacagtgcggAAAAGCCTTCTCTCAAAGAAGAAGTTTACGAGCACACcaatgtgttcacactggagagacaATTGTCTAACTAAATGAAACCATATGGTCCTAGGATGTTGTGTGACtttgaaaattgtttttttcttattctatgcagtcaGTGTATAGTGTATGACTTCTTATGTTCAGCACTGAACTTACTCATGCAAACAATCAAGTTTGTCGTACACCAGGTTTAGGTGTCTGAcattctgtttgactgactaatagtttgaTGACCTGTCTCTGCCTGGTACACCCTGGACGTAGCTTCCAAACCCAAGAACGTGAagctgtgtgtctctttgtctgcTGAGACCACCCCACCAGTTACATGTGTACTTGAACTAGACCTTCCATTGTCAGGGTGCATGGATACAGCTTTAAGACATACCTCTGTTACTGGTCACCGCTCCTCTCGAGGCAATATAGCCTATAGTAAGCTCAGTGATTGTTTGATCCCCACCTTGTCAGAGTGCAAACGGTCCTGGGGGAAACAAtctgggagagtgtgtgtgcggggtACTTACtaggttagctagctagctggctgGTGCTGCGCTTTCGCCGTGCTCCCCCTTCACCGGGTGCAGGTCGGCGGTGAGATCGATCCTCCGCGTTGGGTTCCGTGTTGCACGGATCGCCGCGTTTGGCTCGTGATCCGTGAGGTTTGCTTCTCCAGCAGCCTGCGTGAGCACAGCAGCGCTTGGGTTCCCCATTGTGATCCCTGCAGCACAGTGCATAAAGAAACACATTCATTATTGCCCCTTCATTTTTATGAGCCTCCAGCGTCTTGGCACTGTTGGACACATCCCCCTTCATTTCGTAGCGAAGCCCAATATTATAGAAGAAAGCGTACAAGGGTGGCGGGTGGTGGGAGAGAGTGTGGTGCCAACATTATTCGCTGTTTCTCACTGTGTTTTGAAAAAAAGCTTGTTAGCTACGTGTCTCTGTAGCAGATTGTCCGTGCCACAGCTTTGGGTAGCTGGGCCCTGCttgtctggctctgctgcaggcaATGTGGCTGCTTCACCTTGCATGTTTGCTCTCAGCGCACCGAATGAAAGACGTACAGGAAGCAGCCTGTAGCGTGACATTTCTATTTTCATAGTTCTATTCTGTGATTCGTCAGGAGCCGTATTCTGTATGGTGTTGTCTGCAGGAAACGGGCGAGATCAGCGACGTTTTTAATGTCTACTGACTGACTGTGGGAGTGTGCTGGTACTGATGTCCCACACCTCTGATTGATTGACCCGTTTTAATAGAGTCACCACAGTGCACAGCTGTTGCATTGTTTGGttcctgtctgcacacacacgtctgtaCAGGGTTTTTTGAATGGGAGGGTTACAGTTTTTACTTTGTGTGAAAAGTCAGCGGGATGAGGGGAAAACAGACATCTCTGCTGCCATGCTGCACCTGCTATggctctgtggttctgttccGGTAGTGCTGCCTGCGGCATTTTGTGCTTGGA
This Betta splendens chromosome 14, fBetSpl5.4, whole genome shotgun sequence DNA region includes the following protein-coding sequences:
- the LOC129602922 gene encoding zinc finger protein 260-like gives rise to the protein MDQYKLEIKEEEVDVHLDQNESDTEQQDPSLAERNRGISRIKMEQQDPSLAERNRAISGLKMEQQDRSISRIKMEQQDPSLTEQVRSISVIKEEQHDPSLTEQDPNLTEHDRCISGIKEEEQDSRLGEQDRSISGIKQEQQDPDHADQQEHKGRRASRLCLCQQCSQALAEISELKNHQKVHSGEKPYGCDQCGKTFSAKHNLGTHHQIYTGEEPHTCIQCGVAFYRSKDLRIYCCGRTGEKRHSCEQCGKAFSRLSDLLVHQRVHTGEKPYSCEHCGKAFSHSSSLHAHQRFHTGEKPHSCEQCGKVFTRRTNLQAHKLVHTGEKPHSCEQCGKTFFQLSQLRAHKRLHTGEKRHSCEQCGKAFFYSSTLLAHKRVHTGEKPHSCEQCGKAFSQKSSLRAHQRVHTGEKPHSCEQCGRVFSRRTDLQAHKLVHTGEKPHSCEQCGKTFFQLSQLRAHKRVHTGEKRHSCEQCGKAFFKSSTLLAHKRVHTGEKPHSCEECGKAFSQKKGLRAHQQVHTGEKPHSCEECGKAFSRSSNLLKHQRIHTGKKSHSCQQCGKAFFELSELQEHQRIHTGEKPHSCEQCGKAFYQLSQLQAHKRIHAGEKPHSCEQCGKVFSHSSRLLAHKRVHTGEKPYSCEQCGKAFSEKSSLRAHQRVHTGEKPYSCELCGKVFSWLSNFYVHQRIHTGEKPYSCEQCGKAFSQRRSLRAHQCVHTGETIV